In Deltaproteobacteria bacterium, one genomic interval encodes:
- a CDS encoding cyclic nucleotide-binding domain-containing protein, whose protein sequence is MASEVDKKAAFIRQLPLFHGFNDAEYLDMAEKMKVHRIEAGMFICKENAPGDTCFIIARGQVDILTGRGSQVHKLCSLGPGHAIGEIALIDGNPRSASARATENVIIFSLKRENFLALVNEGNHAGYKLLQNLVSVLSDRVRQVGDRYVDIFSKPGDTIAELNQRMGQLQDLQAMVAGSGDAKKDLLELVGYTGHLAPSSK, encoded by the coding sequence ATGGCGAGCGAAGTAGACAAAAAAGCAGCCTTCATTCGCCAGCTCCCACTCTTTCATGGCTTCAACGACGCCGAATACCTCGACATGGCGGAGAAAATGAAAGTTCATCGCATCGAGGCAGGAATGTTTATCTGCAAAGAAAACGCGCCGGGCGATACCTGCTTTATTATCGCACGCGGTCAGGTTGATATCCTCACCGGCCGCGGCAGTCAGGTCCATAAGCTTTGTAGCCTTGGACCCGGGCATGCCATTGGAGAGATTGCTCTTATCGATGGGAATCCTCGCAGCGCCTCCGCCCGTGCAACAGAAAACGTCATTATCTTTTCGCTCAAGCGGGAGAACTTTCTAGCTCTCGTCAACGAAGGCAACCACGCAGGCTATAAGCTTTTACAAAACTTGGTATCCGTTCTCTCGGACCGGGTGCGACAGGTTGGCGACCGTTACGTGGATATCTTCTCAAAGCCAGGCGACACCATCGCCGAACTCAATCAGCGCATGGGTCAACTCCAAGACTTACAGGCTATGGTTGCTGGCAGCGGCGATGCAAAGAAAGATCTTTTAGAATTGGTCGGTTACACCGGTCATCTTGCACCCTCCTCTAAGTGA
- a CDS encoding cyclic nucleotide-binding domain-containing protein, with protein MDHSHYAKFLSHLPVFSNLSDEEIGEIVRLFKPATMKAGEILVSEGDTSQSMLIIESGQVAVVKTTHQGDEKVLAILDAPTVIGELSLLDGIKRSATVRCAKDGQAWRIERADFEVLRQNFHPAAFKVLHNLGLMMAERLRSTNTRISEFFSQPGDSLELMQKRQKELWEQRLKERGDM; from the coding sequence ATGGATCATTCCCATTACGCAAAATTCCTCTCTCACCTGCCCGTTTTTAGTAATTTAAGCGACGAAGAAATCGGCGAAATTGTTCGGCTCTTTAAACCGGCGACGATGAAAGCTGGAGAGATCCTCGTCAGTGAAGGTGACACCAGCCAGTCCATGCTCATCATTGAGTCGGGCCAGGTCGCAGTCGTGAAGACCACCCACCAAGGTGATGAAAAAGTCCTCGCCATTCTAGATGCCCCCACAGTGATTGGAGAGCTCTCCTTACTCGACGGTATTAAACGCTCGGCCACCGTTCGCTGTGCCAAGGATGGGCAAGCATGGCGCATTGAGCGCGCCGACTTTGAAGTTCTGCGGCAAAACTTTCACCCTGCCGCATTCAAAGTCTTACATAACTTAGGCCTGATGATGGCTGAACGCCTTCGCAGCACAAACACACGTATCTCAGAATTTTTCAGCCAACCCGGCGACTCACTCGAGCTGATGCAGAAGCGTCAAAAAGAGTTATGGGAACAACGACTCAAAGAGCGCGGTGATATGTAA